The proteins below come from a single Oncorhynchus keta strain PuntledgeMale-10-30-2019 chromosome 32, Oket_V2, whole genome shotgun sequence genomic window:
- the LOC118365238 gene encoding plexin domain-containing protein 1-like isoform X2, translating into MRYHVNGQQHEKPSHRTPREPWLGDARVAREVQGGGLTIYTLPDNMTHLVEDAGKYYSWRSFGPDDQRTDELWVDLNDLEHGQVRMHGILSNTHRQAAKVALSFDFPFYGHYLRQITIATGGFIFMGEVTHRMLTATQYIAPLMANFDPSFSKESIVQYLDNGEVFVVQWERVRLHGREAEGAYTFQAALHLTGTITFSYRDIPLPVEVISSAEHQVKAGLSDAFMVNLQSPQSSDAQRRLYEYHRLDIDTTKITNNSAFEFTALPTCLQHDSCELCLSSNLTSGCTWCNILQRCSDGMDRHRQEWLDYACSEEAKDVRCEDYSMGRPDSSIDPSVPSDSEVTTPLGPLLEGPATENVKTGPPRQHDGSAHTGVIAGVVAALVLLLALTLLALYVNSPPSAASPLNFLQRRNSYWPSMKFRKQGFHSSYAEVEVEGHEKEGIMEAGQC; encoded by the exons ATGCGGTATCATGTGAATGGACAGCAGCATGAGAAGCCATCACACAGGACCCCCAGAGAGCCGTGGCTGGGTGACGCCAGGGTGGCCAGGGAAGTACAGGGAGGAGGACTGACCATTTACACCCTACCAGACAACATGACACACTTAGTG GAGGACGCTGGTAAGTATTACTCGTGGCGTAGTTTTGGCCCTGATGACCAGCGCACAGATGAACTCTGGGTAGATCTAAACGACCTAGAGCATGGCCAAGTCAGAATGCATGGCATTTtgtccaacacacacagacaggctgcG AAGGTCGCCCTCTCATTTGACTTCCCCTTCTACGGACATTATTTGAGGCAGATTACCATAGCAACAGGAG GGTTTATTTTCATGGGAGAGGTCACACACCGCATGCTGACAGCAACACAGTACATCGCCCCCCTCATGGCCAACTTTGACCCCAGCTTCTCCAAAGAGTCTATTGTGCAGTACCTGGACAATG GTGAGGTGTTTGTGGTGCAGTGGGAGCGGGTGAGACTCCATGGGAGGGAAGCAGAGGGGGCATACACCTTCCAGGCTGCCCTGCACCTCACGGGGACCATCACCTTCAGCTACAGAGAT ATACCTTTGCCAGTGGAGGTGATAAGTTCTGCTGAGCACCAAGTGAAGGCAGGGTTGTCAGATGCATTCATGGTAAACCTGCAATCCCCTCAATCCTCAG ATGCCCAACGTCGGCTCTACGAGTACCATCGGTTGGACATCGATACAACTAAGATCACCAACAACTCTGCCTTTGAGTTCACTGCATTGCCTA cCTGTCTGCAGCATGACAGCTGTGAACTCTGCCTCTCATCCAACCTAACCTCTGGCTGTACCTGGTGCAACATCCTCCAGAG GTGCTCAGACGGAATGGACAGACACAGGCAGGAGTGGCTGGACTACGCCTGTTCAGAAGAG GCCAAAGATGTTAGATGTGAGGATTATTCCATGGGGAGACCAGACAGCTCCATTGACCCTTCAGTTCCCTCAGACTCTGAGGTCACCACTCCCCTTGGGCCCCTACTAGAAGGCCCTGCCACGGAGA ACGTGAAGACAGGCCCCCCGAGACAACACGACGGGTCAGCTCACACAggagttatagcaggtgtagtagCTGCATTGGTGCTACTGCTGGCTCTGACACTGCTGGCTCTTTACGTCAACTCTCCTCCTTCTGCTGCTTCACCCCTCAACTTCTTACAG CGACGCAACAGCTACTGGCCATCCATGAAGTTCAGGAAGCAGGGATTCCACTCCAGCTACGCAGAGGTGGAGGTCGAAGGTCATGAGAAGGAGGGAATCATGGAAGCTGGCCAGTGCTGA
- the LOC118365238 gene encoding plexin domain-containing protein 1-like isoform X1, producing MCLSALLLICLSQAELGRVWAQEQTEMRYHVNGQQHEKPSHRTPREPWLGDARVAREVQGGGLTIYTLPDNMTHLVEDAGKYYSWRSFGPDDQRTDELWVDLNDLEHGQVRMHGILSNTHRQAAKVALSFDFPFYGHYLRQITIATGGFIFMGEVTHRMLTATQYIAPLMANFDPSFSKESIVQYLDNGEVFVVQWERVRLHGREAEGAYTFQAALHLTGTITFSYRDIPLPVEVISSAEHQVKAGLSDAFMVNLQSPQSSDAQRRLYEYHRLDIDTTKITNNSAFEFTALPTCLQHDSCELCLSSNLTSGCTWCNILQRCSDGMDRHRQEWLDYACSEEAKDVRCEDYSMGRPDSSIDPSVPSDSEVTTPLGPLLEGPATENVKTGPPRQHDGSAHTGVIAGVVAALVLLLALTLLALYVNSPPSAASPLNFLQRRNSYWPSMKFRKQGFHSSYAEVEVEGHEKEGIMEAGQC from the exons AGATGCGGTATCATGTGAATGGACAGCAGCATGAGAAGCCATCACACAGGACCCCCAGAGAGCCGTGGCTGGGTGACGCCAGGGTGGCCAGGGAAGTACAGGGAGGAGGACTGACCATTTACACCCTACCAGACAACATGACACACTTAGTG GAGGACGCTGGTAAGTATTACTCGTGGCGTAGTTTTGGCCCTGATGACCAGCGCACAGATGAACTCTGGGTAGATCTAAACGACCTAGAGCATGGCCAAGTCAGAATGCATGGCATTTtgtccaacacacacagacaggctgcG AAGGTCGCCCTCTCATTTGACTTCCCCTTCTACGGACATTATTTGAGGCAGATTACCATAGCAACAGGAG GGTTTATTTTCATGGGAGAGGTCACACACCGCATGCTGACAGCAACACAGTACATCGCCCCCCTCATGGCCAACTTTGACCCCAGCTTCTCCAAAGAGTCTATTGTGCAGTACCTGGACAATG GTGAGGTGTTTGTGGTGCAGTGGGAGCGGGTGAGACTCCATGGGAGGGAAGCAGAGGGGGCATACACCTTCCAGGCTGCCCTGCACCTCACGGGGACCATCACCTTCAGCTACAGAGAT ATACCTTTGCCAGTGGAGGTGATAAGTTCTGCTGAGCACCAAGTGAAGGCAGGGTTGTCAGATGCATTCATGGTAAACCTGCAATCCCCTCAATCCTCAG ATGCCCAACGTCGGCTCTACGAGTACCATCGGTTGGACATCGATACAACTAAGATCACCAACAACTCTGCCTTTGAGTTCACTGCATTGCCTA cCTGTCTGCAGCATGACAGCTGTGAACTCTGCCTCTCATCCAACCTAACCTCTGGCTGTACCTGGTGCAACATCCTCCAGAG GTGCTCAGACGGAATGGACAGACACAGGCAGGAGTGGCTGGACTACGCCTGTTCAGAAGAG GCCAAAGATGTTAGATGTGAGGATTATTCCATGGGGAGACCAGACAGCTCCATTGACCCTTCAGTTCCCTCAGACTCTGAGGTCACCACTCCCCTTGGGCCCCTACTAGAAGGCCCTGCCACGGAGA ACGTGAAGACAGGCCCCCCGAGACAACACGACGGGTCAGCTCACACAggagttatagcaggtgtagtagCTGCATTGGTGCTACTGCTGGCTCTGACACTGCTGGCTCTTTACGTCAACTCTCCTCCTTCTGCTGCTTCACCCCTCAACTTCTTACAG CGACGCAACAGCTACTGGCCATCCATGAAGTTCAGGAAGCAGGGATTCCACTCCAGCTACGCAGAGGTGGAGGTCGAAGGTCATGAGAAGGAGGGAATCATGGAAGCTGGCCAGTGCTGA